CGGCGGCCAGCGCCCGCTCGGCCGAGGCCGCGAAGGACCGGACGATCTCCTGGATCTCCTCGACCGTGAGCTCCGAGGGGCTCGGGTTCGAGCCGAACGGGACGGTGGAGGGACCGACCGCCTGCCAGCCGATATCCCCCGCAGGGACGGGCGCGCCACCCTGCCAGGGGCGGTCCGTGGACGCCTTGCGCCCGGCGTGGCCGAGTTGGATCACGGGAACCGCGCCGAGCGCCGAGATCTGCGCCGCGACGCGGGCGAGGCTCTCCTGCTGGCGGTCGTTCCACAGGCCGAGGTCGTACGGCGAGATCCGGCCCTCGGGGCGGACTGCCGTGGACTCCACGATCACCAGGCCCGCGCCGCCGGCCGCCCGGGTGGCGTAGTGGGCCAGGTGGAAGTCCGTGGCCACACCCGTCTCGGGACCGACCGGCTGCGCCGAGTACATGCACATCGGCGGCATCCACACCCGGTTGGGCACGGTCAGCGAGCGGAGGGTGATCGGCTCGAACAGGGCACTCACGGCGACTCCTTCGACATCGCGGCCGGCACGGGGACGCCGGACACCTTTGTACGATAGCCGCCGTACTACGAGAGATGTCAAACTACGATGGTTCTCGTACGATGACGCAGTGACCGAGGGAGCCGACATGCCGACCGACGAGCGGGGCGCCGTGCTGCCGGGCCGGAGGCCGACCGCGGCACCCTCGGGACCGGTGCCGGACGGACCGGGCCCGGCCACCCTGCCGGAGCCCGCCCTGGCGGACATCCGGCTGGAGGCCGTGCTGCACGCGCTGGCCGACCCGGTGCGGCTGCGGATCGCCCGGGCACTCGCGGACGGGCACCAGGAGATGTCCTGCATCGCGTTCGACCTTCCGGTGACCAAGTCGACCACCACGCACCACTTCCGGGTGCTGCGCGAGGCAGGGGTGATCCGGCAGTGTCGGCGCGGCACCGCGCGGATGAGTTCGCTGCGCCGGGACGATCTGGCGCAGCTCTTCCCCGGCCTGCTGGACAGCGTGCTGACGGGGGCCCGGCGCCAGGCGAGGGACTGACCGGCGCGGCACCGGCGCGCGCCCCCGGCGAGGCCCGCCGAGGCCCGGTCAGGCCGTCGGCGCCTCCGCCGGGCGCTTGAACATCCGGGTGGCGGTGATCTCGCCGTGGACGGCCGGGCCGTCCGGGTCCTGCGGGGCCGGCAGACCGGGGCGCAGATGCTCCTCCACCGAGATGTACTTCAGGCCGGCCCGCAGGTCGGCGTCGTTGCGGAGCCTGATGACCAGCGGGAACTCGGCCAGCGCGGTGGTGTCGAAGAGCCCCGTGGTGTAGATCAGCTGGACGCCGAGCGCGTCGGCGACGGCACGCTGCAGCTCCAGCAGGTACGTCGCGTTCGCCCGGCCGATCGGGTTGTCGAGGAAGAGCGTGCCCGCGTGCCGCAGCTGGGACTGCCCCCGGTCGTTGGCGCGCAGCGCGGCCATCGTGCAGTAGAGGGCGATGGCCGCGGTGAGCAGTTGGCCGCCGGAGAACACGTCCGACATCTGGCCGACGCTGACCCGCTCGGCGCGCAGCACGGCGTCCGGCTTGAGGATCTCGACGCCGACGCCCCTGGGGCCGATCGCGGCGGCGACGCCGCGCAGCAGCAGGGACATGCCGTCCCGGCGCAGGTCGCTGTTCTTGCGGACGGCGGCGCTGGTGGCCTCGTCGATGACCTCGCCGAGCCGCTCCACCAGGACGCTCTGGTCCGGGTCCTCGAACCGGATCCGCAGGAACTCCTGGCCGGACCACTCCCCGAGGCCCTCGGGCAGGCGGGAGAGCCGCTGGGCGGCGCGCAGGGTGGCGAGCGCGCTCTCGACCAGGCCGCGCAGGCGGTCGACGATGCTGCCGCGATTGCGTTCCAGCTGCTCGAGCTCGTCGGTGAGCACCCGTAGGCGCGGCGCGAAGGCGACGGCCCAGGCGGCTGCGTGGTCGGGCAGCGCGGCGGCGGGCAGTTCACGGATCTGCTGACGGGCGGGGGTGCGGACGGCCTCGTAGCGGGCCGCGTTGGCGTGCCGGATCAGGGCGTCGGAGGCGTCGCGGACGGCGAGTTCGGCGGCGGAGAGCTCGGTGGCCGAGGCGCGCAGCGTCCGGCGGGTGTCGGCGGCGGCCGCGCGGGCCTCGGTGAGGCTGCCGAGGTAGGGGTCGGCGCTCTGCTCGGGCTCCTCGGGGTGTTCGCGCAGACCGTCGCGGAGCTGGCCGGCGGCCTCCTCGAAGTCGGCGGCGGCGCTCTGCGAGGCCTGGTGGGTGCGCTGGAGGTCGGCGTGCCCGGTGCGGGCGTTCTCCAGCAGCTCGCGGCGTTCGGCGAGGCGGCTGGTGGCGGTGCGCAGCAGGACCTGGGCGTGCTCGGGGTCGGTGGGGACGAGGTCCTCGGGCAGCTCGGTGTGGGCGTCACCGGTGGCGGGGGCGGAGCGTTCGGCCTCGCCGCGCAGCCGGCCGAGCTGCTCGCTGGCGGTGGCGGAGCGCGCCTCGATGGTGGCGACGAGCTCCTCGGCCCGGGTGGCGGCGGCCTGCCGGGCGGGGCCGTCGGCGCCGTCGGGGCTGGCGAGCAGTTCCTCGGCGCGGGTGCGGACCTTGTTGGTGAGCCGGTCGAGCTCGGTGGCGGCGGCGGCCTCGTCACCCTCGGCCCGGGCCTGCTCGGCGCGCAGGTCGGCGCCGACGCCGACCTTCTCGTACAACTGGGAGGCGGCGCGGTAGGCCTCGCGCAGGGCGGGCAGCGAGGCCGGGGGCTCGTCCGCCCGGTCGGTCTCGGAGGTGGTGGAGAGCTCGGCGCGTTCGGCGCGCAGGGTCCGGACGGTGCGGCGGGCGTCGTCGGCGGCGCGCTGGGCGGCGCGGCGGTCCTCGTCGCAGGTGCGGGCGCGCTCGGCCCGGACGGCCTGCCGGCGGTCGCACTCGACGGCGTCCTCGGCGAGTTCGCGCAGGCCGCGCGTCCAACCGGCCCGTTCGCGCAGCCGGAAGGCCAGGCCGGACAGCGCGTCGGCGCGGCGGCGGGTGCGCTGGGCGGCCTCGCGGTGCTCCTCGTGGGTGGTGGCGGCGGCGGCGTGGTCGGCCTCGGCCTCGGCGTGGTCGACGCGCAACGTGGCGAGTTCGGCGCTCGCGGCCTCGGCGGCGAGGGCGGCGGCCTCGGCGGCGGCGGTGAGTTCGGCCAGGGTGCCGGGCGGGCACTGGGTGTGCCAGGAGGCGAGCCGGGCGGCCAGCGCGCGGTCGCCGCCGAGGCGGGCTGCGAGTTCGCGGATGTGCTCCTCCCGGGCGGTGGCGCGGGTGCGCAGCTCCCGGCGTTCGTCGTCGGCGGCGCTCTCGTCGTGCATGGCCGGGTTCGGCGGTACGAGGAAGAAGGCCGGCTCACCGGTGATCGGCGCGATCAGGGCGGCGGCCGTGCCGACGGCGACGGTGGAGCGGGGCAGCAGGGCGGCGGCGGTGAGGGCCTCGCGGGCGCGGTCCAGCGCGTCGGGGTCGGTGACGACGACGCCGTCCACGAGTTCGGGGCGGGCGGCGAGGATCGCGTCGTGGTCGCCCGGGTCGACGGACTGGGCCAGGTAGCGCCAGCCGGGCAGCGCCGGAACGCCGTGCTCGGCGAGGTACTCGACGGTGGCCAGGACGTCCGGGCCGGGCGGCAGAAGGCCGCCGTCGCCGAGGGCGGCGAGGATCCGGGAGTCGTCGGCGGCGGCGGTGCGCAGGTCGAACAGGGTGCGCTCGGCGGTGGCGACGGACCGGTCGAGCAGCTCGCGCAGGCCCTCGGCGGAGCGGTCCAGGACGGCGGGGGTGAGGAAGCCGTCGGCCTCGTCGGCGGCCTCCTCGAAGGGGGCGAGCGAGAGCAGCTCGGCGAGGCGCGGTTCGGCGGCGAGCAGGGCGGCGGTTCGGCGCTCGGTGGCGAGCGCGGCGGCGGCGGCCCTGCGGGCGTCGCCGGCCCGGGAGGCGGCGAGGTCGGCGCGGGCCTCGGCGGCGGCGCTCTCGCGCAGCCGGGCCGCGGCGAGGTCGGCGGCGGCGCGGGCCTTCTCCAGCGCGGCGGTGGCGGCCTTCTCGGCGTCGGCGGCGTTCAGCGCGGCGCGGGCCGGATCCGCCTCGCCGTCGGCCATGGTGTCGGTGTCCGCGTCGATCCAGCCGGAGGCGACGGCGGCCTGGGTCTCCTGCTCGACCTCGGCGAGGCGCTGGCGCAGGTGGTCGGCCTCGCTGCGGGCCTTCTGGGCGGCGGTGGCGGCGTCGGTGGCGTCGCGCTGGGCCTGGGCGCCGTCCTCCTGGAGCTCGCCGGCGCGCAGCTCCTCCTGGTCGGCCCGCTCCTCGGCGGCGGCGGCGGCGCTCTCCAGCGCGCGGGCCAGCGCTCCGGCGGCGCGGGCGCGGGCGGCGAGCGCGGGCGCGGCGTCGAGTTCGGCCTCGCGGATGGCG
The sequence above is drawn from the Kitasatospora sp. NBC_00315 genome and encodes:
- a CDS encoding ArsR/SmtB family transcription factor, producing MPTDERGAVLPGRRPTAAPSGPVPDGPGPATLPEPALADIRLEAVLHALADPVRLRIARALADGHQEMSCIAFDLPVTKSTTTHHFRVLREAGVIRQCRRGTARMSSLRRDDLAQLFPGLLDSVLTGARRQARD